One Temnothorax longispinosus isolate EJ_2023e chromosome 8, Tlon_JGU_v1, whole genome shotgun sequence genomic region harbors:
- the Mus304 gene encoding uncharacterized protein Mus304 isoform X6: MFKRSEETIMDDYRLPAKRAKFDNPNKNLEYRRTQEEIPTNRNAQNDDLWGDDFDEEDIEEMDLIASQACVQEANLLNNLKLFEHDLNSIKSSFPEKTTAIAYNETSCSKLAIEKSNLRLLKKNIQGTSQDITEINYSQFRNKLIDKKDYNSTFQKDNNFIVQGDKELEKLKTENKKLLNDFITKDGETAFLRQQLQQTQLRIENEKLEKMRLIEEQANRHRSEINKIYKEKEQLKTQLELQDLEIGNLQERCKLLESGNIKLKEPQMLYMNTSVDKCKYTPINRATNINKNLKVKEAYVQANVYKKSDYQLKTYNTYIPLARISELIFGASLPEKSIVNIKVIEKTGRRNLPILQEEETFRIFENPELVKPIVTTVNGKRLTTEFVLLEITAIERRVNTEIESERCIPIINKLVLTTRELILNVITVLETIFQAMKNDDIRDMNDLYFSMVYKDHNICIKSECEADAWHEGERGVEARRLLGILSYISIESSYLSNYIAGKSQLLTRSDECYNHYLQQMTRYNTWSKKGYEFEMLEIILECVTLIERVRRSHQFTGLINAIIKLLCNVQQKVGYCDKGLEYIYLIFKELVFSRPLSLCYVSLANFIMVFSKCNVFISKLCTNSQLITIKRWKGVLHFTPDACVLQIYMAQVEHFYPDFFTAVNMTRSIRSYKNYIHR, from the exons ATGTTTAAACGGTCTGAAGAAACAATCATGGATGATTATCGTTTGCCTGCGAAACGAGCGAAATTCGATAATCCTAATAAGAATCTGGAATATCGCAGAACACAGGAAGAGATCCCTACAAATAGGAATGCTCAGAATGATGATCTTTGGGGTGACGATTTCGACGAAGAAGATATTGAGGAAATGGATCTGATTGCCTCTCAAGCTTGTGTACAG GAAGCTAACTTgctaaataatttgaaactgtTTGAACATGATTTGAATTCAATAAAATCAAGCTTTCCAGAGAAAACAACTGCCATTGCTTATAATGAAACATCTTGTTCAAAATTGGCTATAGAAAAGTCTAACTTACGATtgctaaaaaagaatatacagGGTACGAGTCAAGATATAACAGAGATTAATTATTCTCAGTTCAGaaacaaattaatagataaaaaagattacaATTCAACTTTTCAGAAAGACAATAACTTTATTGTACAAG gtgataaagaattagaaaaattaaaaactgaaaacaaaaaattattaaatgactTTATAACTAAAGATGGTGAAACTGCATTTTTACGGCAGCAACTACAACAAACTCAGTTACGAATTGAAAATgagaaattagaaaagatGCGTTTGATTGAGGAACAAGCCAATCGTCATAGATCAgagattaacaaaatttataaagaaaaagaacaactAAAGACACAATTAGAATTACAA GATCTAGAAATAGGAAATCTTCAGGAACGTTGTAAATTGTTAGAATCTgggaatattaaattgaaagaaCCACAAATGTTATACATGAACACTTCTgttgataaatgtaaatacacTCCAATAAATCG GGCTACAAACATAAATAAGAATCTAAAAGTGAAAGAAGCATATGTACAAGCTAATGTCTATAAGAAAAGTGATTATCAACTCAAGACATATAATACTT atattccACTTGCAAGAATTTCAGAATTAATCTTTGGAGCGTCATTACCAGAAAAAtctattgttaatattaaagtcATAGAAAAGACTGGTAGGAGAAATTTACCCATTttgcaagaagaagaaacatTTAGAATTTTTG AAAATCCAGAATTAGTAAAACCAATAGTTACTACAGTAAATGGAAAAAGATTGACAACAGAATTTGTTTTACTTGAAATTACAGCCATTGAAAGGAGAGTTAATACAGAAATAGAATCAGAAAGATGTATACCCATAATCAATAAG CTGGTTTTAACTACAAGAGAGTTAATATTGAATGTTATAACAGTTCtggaaacaatttttcaagcTATGAAAAATGATGATATTCGGGATATGAAtgacttatatttttctatggtTTATAAAGATCACAACATATGTATTAAATCTGAATGTGAAGCAGATGCATGGCATGAAGGAGAACGTGGTGTTGAGGCTAGAAGATTGCTCGGTATACTTTCGTACATTAGTATTGAGTCGTCATACTTAAGTAATTATATAGCAGGAAAGTCACAATTGCTCACTCGCAGTGATGAATGTTACAATCATTATCTGCAACAAATGACACGTTATAATACATGGTCAAAAAAGGGCTATGAATTTGAAATGCTCGAGATTATCCTGGAATGTGTCACTTTAATAGAACGTGTT AGGAGATCTCATCAATTTACAGGTCttataaatgcaattataaaacTACTGTGTAATGTGCAACAGAAAGTGGGTTATTGTGATAAAgg attagaatatatttatcttatattcAAAGAACTTGTATTTTCAAGGCCATTGTCACTTTGTTACGTTTCATtagcaaattttataatggtctttagtaaatgtaatgtatttatatcaaaactTTGCACAAATTCGC agttaataacgataaaaagatGGAAAGGAGTTTTACACTTTACACCAG ATGCTTGTGtcttacaaatttatatggcACAAGTGGAGCATTTTTACCCAGACTTTTTCACTGCAGTAAACATGAC GAGAAGCATTAGATCGTATAAAAACTACATTCATCGTTGA
- the Mus304 gene encoding uncharacterized protein Mus304 isoform X4, which translates to MFKRSEETIMDDYRLPAKRAKFDNPNKNLEYRRTQEEIPTNRNAQNDDLWGDDFDEEDIEEMDLIASQACVQVLLLRKGDKELEKLKTENKKLLNDFITKDGETAFLRQQLQQTQLRIENEKLEKMRLIEEQANRHRSEINKIYKEKEQLKTQLELQDLEIGNLQERCKLLESGNIKLKEPQMLYMNTSVDKCKYTPINRATNINKNLKVKEAYVQANVYKKSDYQLKTYNTYIPLARISELIFGASLPEKSIVNIKVIEKTGRRNLPILQEEETFRIFENPELVKPIVTTVNGKRLTTEFVLLEITAIERRVNTEIESERCIPIINKLVLTTRELILNVITVLETIFQAMKNDDIRDMNDLYFSMVYKDHNICIKSECEADAWHEGERGVEARRLLGILSYISIESSYLSNYIAGKSQLLTRSDECYNHYLQQMTRYNTWSKKGYEFEMLEIILECVTLIERVRRSHQFTGLINAIIKLLCNVQQKVGYCDKGLEYIYLIFKELVFSRPLSLCYVSLANFIMVFSKCNVFISKLCTNSQLITIKRWKGVLHFTPDACVLQIYMAQVEHFYPDFFTAVNMTYALISSVWHLLQKNNLLRSESSESCNCYTKLLRFIINMLKKCSENKLDIIDNTEWQDSYYASKKFIFKRINYKDHACQMKCNKQNMEKHLTEIYSEKLDRNFWFDIKKIHYKVLRQGIRFLCHLAICDPDFVIRSSDIEDSFHLFIRNIAFFDDLILHENEREALDRIKTTFIVDKDVQCETETRYENTHVNQLHMTNFEKKVTPTTERSRHTGPIENYNKVYMAIKALYNSKSTQR; encoded by the exons ATGTTTAAACGGTCTGAAGAAACAATCATGGATGATTATCGTTTGCCTGCGAAACGAGCGAAATTCGATAATCCTAATAAGAATCTGGAATATCGCAGAACACAGGAAGAGATCCCTACAAATAGGAATGCTCAGAATGATGATCTTTGGGGTGACGATTTCGACGAAGAAGATATTGAGGAAATGGATCTGATTGCCTCTCAAGCTTGTGTACAGGTATTATTACTAAGGAAAG gtgataaagaattagaaaaattaaaaactgaaaacaaaaaattattaaatgactTTATAACTAAAGATGGTGAAACTGCATTTTTACGGCAGCAACTACAACAAACTCAGTTACGAATTGAAAATgagaaattagaaaagatGCGTTTGATTGAGGAACAAGCCAATCGTCATAGATCAgagattaacaaaatttataaagaaaaagaacaactAAAGACACAATTAGAATTACAA GATCTAGAAATAGGAAATCTTCAGGAACGTTGTAAATTGTTAGAATCTgggaatattaaattgaaagaaCCACAAATGTTATACATGAACACTTCTgttgataaatgtaaatacacTCCAATAAATCG GGCTACAAACATAAATAAGAATCTAAAAGTGAAAGAAGCATATGTACAAGCTAATGTCTATAAGAAAAGTGATTATCAACTCAAGACATATAATACTT atattccACTTGCAAGAATTTCAGAATTAATCTTTGGAGCGTCATTACCAGAAAAAtctattgttaatattaaagtcATAGAAAAGACTGGTAGGAGAAATTTACCCATTttgcaagaagaagaaacatTTAGAATTTTTG AAAATCCAGAATTAGTAAAACCAATAGTTACTACAGTAAATGGAAAAAGATTGACAACAGAATTTGTTTTACTTGAAATTACAGCCATTGAAAGGAGAGTTAATACAGAAATAGAATCAGAAAGATGTATACCCATAATCAATAAG CTGGTTTTAACTACAAGAGAGTTAATATTGAATGTTATAACAGTTCtggaaacaatttttcaagcTATGAAAAATGATGATATTCGGGATATGAAtgacttatatttttctatggtTTATAAAGATCACAACATATGTATTAAATCTGAATGTGAAGCAGATGCATGGCATGAAGGAGAACGTGGTGTTGAGGCTAGAAGATTGCTCGGTATACTTTCGTACATTAGTATTGAGTCGTCATACTTAAGTAATTATATAGCAGGAAAGTCACAATTGCTCACTCGCAGTGATGAATGTTACAATCATTATCTGCAACAAATGACACGTTATAATACATGGTCAAAAAAGGGCTATGAATTTGAAATGCTCGAGATTATCCTGGAATGTGTCACTTTAATAGAACGTGTT AGGAGATCTCATCAATTTACAGGTCttataaatgcaattataaaacTACTGTGTAATGTGCAACAGAAAGTGGGTTATTGTGATAAAgg attagaatatatttatcttatattcAAAGAACTTGTATTTTCAAGGCCATTGTCACTTTGTTACGTTTCATtagcaaattttataatggtctttagtaaatgtaatgtatttatatcaaaactTTGCACAAATTCGC agttaataacgataaaaagatGGAAAGGAGTTTTACACTTTACACCAG ATGCTTGTGtcttacaaatttatatggcACAAGTGGAGCATTTTTACCCAGACTTTTTCACTGCAGTAAACATGACGTATGCATTAATATCATCTGTATGGCATCTTCTAcagaagaataatttattaagaagtGAAAGTTCAGAATCTTGCAACTGTTATACGAAACTAttacgatttataattaatatgttaaagaaaTGTTCTGAAAACAAATTAGATATAATCGATAATACTGAATGGCAAGATTCATATTATGCttccaaaaaatttatattcaagagaattaattacaaagatcATGCATGTCAGATGAAATGTAACAAACAGAATATGGAGAAGCATCTGACtgaaatatattcagaaaaGTTGGATCGTAATTTTTGgtttgatattaaaaagattcaTTACAAAGTATTGAGACAAGGCATCAGATTTTTATGCCACCTCGCAATTTGTGATCCTGATTTTGTTATTCGGTCATCCGATATTGAAGActcatttcatttatttatacgaaACATCGCTTTTTTTGATGATTTAATACTTCATGAAAATGAGC GAGAAGCATTAGATCGTATAAAAACTACATTCATCGTTGATAAAGATGTACAATGTGAAACTGAGACACGTTATGAAAACACACATGTTAATCAATTGCATATGACAAACTTTGAAAAGAAAGTAACTCCCACAACTGAAAGAAGTCGCCATACTGGACctatcgaaaattataataaagtatacatGGCCATCAAAGCGTTGTATAATTCTAAATCAACAcagagataa